A genomic window from Lycium barbarum isolate Lr01 chromosome 4, ASM1917538v2, whole genome shotgun sequence includes:
- the LOC132636325 gene encoding uncharacterized protein LOC132636325 encodes MILDDIDRAMGPGARDIVSYSGLTMRSIISFREGKWQKIVLKYGEAMWLRVKNKFEVCGGLREHKLQGFVISSMQRLFRDEERLSHRPKDVQLEDWKYLVKYFGSEEFNIVSERNKRNREKQITKHVCGTKSFAEVEEYTIRIQLFSYCHIDCLLR; translated from the exons ATGATTCTAGATGACATTGATAGAGCTATGGGTCCTGGGGCTAGAGATATTGTTAGTTACTCTGGTTTGACCATGAGGAGCATTATCTCATTCCGAGAGGGGAAGTGGCAAAAGATTGTTTTGAAATACGGAGAAGCAATGTGGTTGAGGGTCAAG AACAAATTTGAAGTTTGTGGCGGACTGCGAGAGCATAAGTTGCAAGGCTTTGTGATAAGTAGTATGCAAAGGCTTTTTAGAGATGAAGAGAGATTGTCTCATCGACCTAAGGATGTTCAGCTGGAGGACTGGAAATACCTAGTAAAGTATTTTGGAAGTGAAGAATTCAAT ATTGTCAGTGAAAGAAACAAAAGAAATAGAGAAAAGCAAATAACTAAGCATGTTTGTGGTACAAAGTCTTTTGCAGAAGTAGAGGAATATACGATAAGAATACAGTTGTTCTCCTATTGTCACATAGACTGTTTATTACGATAA